In Phlebotomus papatasi isolate M1 chromosome 1, Ppap_2.1, whole genome shotgun sequence, the following proteins share a genomic window:
- the LOC129800040 gene encoding lysosomal aspartic protease-like codes for MLLKLGGTIFVFCLVAVNCQENDTFPGSTTIPLFSENNYYYGEIALGTPPQTVKVLFDTTSRFLSVASSKCLLCAFQNRYDSSKSFTYTDIGYDYDFRTSSFLRLEGFNSRDTLTLGNFKVPDMVFGETMGYSRLLVGIPFDGIFGLNYEITNKFGPPSPFLVMREQNMLTEPVFTLDFTRGPNLLDGPGEITFGKINPDRYKGDITYVPVIDHDLWRIQMDSIGVAEAKFCSRGCQTTVDTSTAFIKGPRSDIRYINDQIGATYNILTGRYDILCSNVDKLPTISITLGGRTFQLKGEDYIVYNNVPLGLPFCSSGFMNLPGNVPDTWHLGTNFLRNFYTIFAWPEKQEAKRIGFANKYQKV; via the exons ATGTTACTCAAATTAGGAGGAACTATCTTTGTGTTCTGCTTAGTTGCAGTAAACTGTCAAGAAAA tGATACATTTCCCGGATCAACCACAATTCCACTCTTCAGTGAAAAT AATTATTATTATGGAGAGATTGCACTAGGAACTCCACCTCAAACAGTTAAAGTTCTCTTTGATACAACATCTCGTTTCTTGTCCGTTGCATCATCAAAATGTTTACTTTGTG CTTTTCAAAACCGATACGATTCGTCAAAGTCGTTCACTTACACTGACATTGGATACGATTATGACTTTCGAACATCATCCTTTCTTCGTTTGGAAGGATTCAATTCCAGGGACACTCTAACACTTGGAAACTTCAAAGTACCAGATATGGTTTTCGGTGAAACGATGGGATATAGCAGACTCCTAGTCGGGATTCCATTTGATGGAATTTTCGGACTAAATTACGAAATAACAAACAAATTCGGTCCACCATCACCGTTCTTAGTGATGCGAGAACAAAATATGCTCACCGAACCCGTTTTCACCCTTGACTTCACTCGAGGTCCAAATTTACTGGATGGACCTGGTGAAATCACCTTCGGCAAAATAAATCCCGATCGTTACAAGGGCGATATAACCTACGTACCCGTAATTGATCATGATCTGTGGAGAATTCAAATGGATAGCATAGGAGTTGCAGAAGCGAAATTTTGCAGTAGAGGTTGCCAAACAACCGTAGATACATCAACAGCCTTCATAAAAGGCCCTAGATCCGACATTCGATACATTAATGATCAGATTGGAGCTACTTATAATATCCTAACTGGCAGATACGATATTTTGTGTTCAAATGTCGATAAACTGCCTACGATTAGCATCACTCTTGGGGGTAGGACTTTCCAGCTTAAAGGTGAAGATTACATCGTCTACAACAACGTTCCCTTAGGATTACCCTTCTGTTCATCTGGCTTCATGAACCTACCGGGTAATGTTCCAGATACATGGCACCTTGGGACTAACTTCCTTCGAAATTTCTACACTATATTCGCATGGCCTGAAAAACAGGAAGCTAAACGTATAGGATTTGCAAATAAATATCAGAAAGTTTGA